The proteins below are encoded in one region of Epinephelus lanceolatus isolate andai-2023 chromosome 7, ASM4190304v1, whole genome shotgun sequence:
- the LOC117260576 gene encoding protein FAM53C-like gives MVTLITEQLRKQSLEEPYYKAFSFNINASLPAVGSSPTVSWSACRSTQETSSATHPSSKANLLDDSCGLDFLWPPSHSGEPLQRPEVSFTNKAFQSSPPPPPPKRHCRSLSVPEDLSQCRSTWHPSASKVWTPVKRGCQSGGASSSSSGASSLPLCGPSSSFTSSSLNSSSSPTFFSLALSSDSPLPWSFSWDPCDKLKGACSASFATPSSCSSSPAPLVSHSVLQRRFSLSPVHIQDASVVLLPPQPSPSSALTYGCSGMEHPALSPSPTSACSTPSSSRRDLHPALPRCHSQPCDMRKPRLKRRHDPDVLPCPRPGLDFSKMTQIGNHESLVCATGGCIVPASSQAEQRSAFSPAEFLGRVSIGPLSESEEEEEEEEEEEEEEDKRKRTAIDGGQKIVFERDCTELDLTLIEEN, from the exons ATGGTGACGCTTATCACAGAGCAGCTCCGTAAGCAAAGTTTGGAAGAGCCTTACTACAAGGCTTTCTCATTCAATATAAATGCG TCTTTACCTGCAGTGGGCTCCAGTCCCACTGTCTCATGGAGTGCTTGTAGATCAACACAAG aGACCAGCTCAGCTACACACCCGTCATCCAAAGCCAACCTTCTGGATGATTCCTGTGGATTGGACTTCCTGTGGCCTCCTTCCCACTCTGGAGAACCTCTCCAGAGACCAGAGGTTTCTTTTACAAACAAGGCTTTCCAAAGCTCACCTCCACCCCCACCGCCGAAACGCCACTGCCGGTCCCTCTCTGTTCCAGAGGACCTGTCTCAGTGTCGCTCCACCTGGCATCCCAGTGCATCCAAGGTTTGGACCCCAGTCAAACGTGGCTGCCAAAGTGGAGGAGCATCTAGTTCAAGCTCTGGAGCCAGCTCTCTGCCACTTTGTGGGCCCAGTTCTTCTTTTACCTCCTCCTCCCTAAATTCATCTTCTAGCCCTACCTTCTTTAGCTTAGCACTGTCCTCTGACTCCCCACTACCATGGAGCTTCTCATGGGATCCCTGTGACAAACTGAAAGGAGCCTGTTCTGCCTCCTTCGCTACtccttcctcctgctcctcctcaccGGCCCCCCTGGTTTCTCATTCAGTGCTGCAGCGCcgcttctccctctcccctgtgCACATTCAGGATGCCTCTGTGGTGCTCCTGCCCCCCCAGCCCTCCCCTTCTTCTGCTCTGACATATGGCTGTTCTGGCATGGAACACCCAGCCCTGTCTCCGTCTCCCACTTCAGCCTGCAGCACACCATCCTCTTCTAGACGCGACCTGCACCCAGCGCTGCCACGATGCCACTCACAGCCCTGCGACATGCGCAAGCCTCGCTTGAAGAGGCGCCATGACCCGGATGTTCTGCCCTGCCCCAGGCCGGGCCTTGACTTCAGTAAGATGACACAG ATTGGTAATCACGAGAGCCTAGTGTGTGCTACAGGTGGCTGCATCGTTCCAGCGTCATCCCAGGCAGAGCAGCGCTCAGCCTTCTCCCCTGCCGAGTTCCTGGGACGAGTCAGCATCGGGCCACTGAGTGAaagtgaagaggaggaggaggaggaggaggaggaggaggaggaagaggataaaagaaaaaggactGCAATCGATGGAGGGCAAAAGATtgtttttgaaagagactgtacagAACTGGACTTGACCCTTATAGAAGAGAACTGA